A window from Dehalococcoidia bacterium encodes these proteins:
- the ccrA gene encoding crotonyl-CoA carboxylase/reductase, which translates to MSTVTKDLYEIGEAPPAGHVPPKMYAMTVRRENFGEPKAAFKKEIVETPEIGPRELLVYVMAAGINYNNVWAALGVPVDVIKVHAQAGDDTNFHIGGSDASGIVYAVGDEVTDWQIGDEVVVHCGAWDPQAPDVKAVDDPMFAPSFKIWGYETNWGSFAQFTKVWAHQCMPKAKHLTWEEAAAPTLVGSTAYRMLTNWSPHNVRENDIVLIWGGAGGLGTMATQITKILGGIPVVVVSSDAKGEYCMKLGAKGYINRKDFDHWGMLPHWTDDEKFNDWTKGARAFGKKLWDVLGERRNPRIVFEHPGEDTVPTSIFVADNGGMVVICAGTSGFNATVDLRYLWMRQKRFQGSHFANDSQAYAFNQLVVDGKIDPCLSRTFPFDGIGECHQLMYEGKNPDGNMAALVGAPREGMKELP; encoded by the coding sequence ATGAGCACCGTCACGAAGGACCTGTACGAGATCGGCGAGGCGCCGCCCGCCGGCCACGTGCCGCCAAAGATGTACGCGATGACCGTGCGCCGTGAAAACTTCGGAGAGCCGAAAGCCGCCTTCAAAAAGGAGATCGTCGAGACGCCGGAGATCGGTCCGCGCGAGCTGCTCGTCTACGTGATGGCCGCCGGCATCAACTACAACAACGTCTGGGCGGCGCTCGGCGTCCCCGTCGACGTCATCAAGGTGCACGCGCAGGCCGGCGACGATACCAACTTCCACATCGGCGGCAGCGATGCATCGGGCATCGTCTACGCGGTCGGCGATGAAGTGACCGACTGGCAGATCGGCGATGAGGTCGTCGTGCATTGCGGCGCCTGGGACCCGCAAGCGCCGGACGTCAAGGCCGTCGACGATCCGATGTTCGCGCCGTCATTCAAGATCTGGGGCTATGAGACGAATTGGGGCAGTTTCGCGCAGTTCACGAAGGTGTGGGCGCACCAGTGCATGCCGAAGGCGAAGCACCTGACGTGGGAAGAAGCCGCCGCGCCGACACTCGTCGGTTCGACGGCGTACCGCATGTTGACGAACTGGAGCCCGCACAACGTGCGCGAGAACGACATCGTCCTGATCTGGGGCGGCGCCGGCGGCCTCGGCACGATGGCGACGCAGATCACGAAGATTCTCGGCGGTATTCCGGTCGTCGTCGTGTCGAGCGACGCGAAGGGCGAGTATTGCATGAAACTCGGTGCCAAGGGCTACATCAATCGCAAGGACTTCGACCACTGGGGCATGCTCCCGCACTGGACCGACGACGAGAAGTTCAACGACTGGACGAAGGGCGCGCGCGCGTTCGGCAAGAAGCTCTGGGACGTGCTCGGCGAGCGGCGCAATCCGCGCATCGTCTTCGAGCACCCCGGCGAAGACACCGTGCCGACATCGATCTTCGTCGCGGATAACGGCGGCATGGTCGTGATCTGCGCCGGCACGAGCGGCTTCAACGCCACGGTCGACCTGCGGTATCTCTGGATGCGCCAGAAACGCTTCCAGGGTTCGCACTTCGCGAACGATAGCCAGGCGTACGCGTTCAACCAGCTCGTCGTCGATGGCAAGATCGACCCCTGCCTGTCGCGCACCTTCCCGTTCGATGGCATCGGCGAGTGTCATCAGCTCATGTACGAAGGCAAGAACCCCGACGGGAACATGGCCGCGCTCGTCGGCGCCCCCCGTGAGGGCATGAAGGAGCTGCCGTAG
- a CDS encoding YegS/Rv2252/BmrU family lipid kinase, giving the protein MTTALLIRNPIARRRLSEAHLAAIRVIAEKAGWTIDVVATDCAGAATRIAREAAAAGVDVVVVHGGDGTLNEAINGLAGSSTAVAVLRGGTANIWAKETHGAKDPVRSMRAIVTGVRRRVDLGRAGDRYFLLMCGVGLDARIVEAVGPRMKRWLGAAAYVVAGVVQALRTRAWPADVTIDGDASERALYFMLVSNTRLYGGVTQISYRAVADDAELDVALMRRGGVMNLVRDGARMVFKRHDRSPNVRFGRARAIEIATPGIPVQVDGEAAGETPIRIEVAPLALHVIVPSDLRSPLFGRAPEASPVAGS; this is encoded by the coding sequence ATGACCACAGCCCTCCTCATCCGCAACCCGATCGCGCGGCGTCGCTTGTCCGAAGCGCATCTCGCTGCGATTCGCGTTATCGCCGAGAAAGCCGGATGGACGATTGACGTCGTCGCGACGGACTGCGCAGGAGCGGCGACCCGGATCGCGCGCGAGGCGGCCGCCGCCGGCGTCGACGTCGTCGTCGTGCACGGTGGCGACGGCACGCTCAACGAAGCGATCAACGGTCTGGCCGGCAGCAGCACGGCGGTCGCGGTGCTGCGCGGCGGCACGGCGAACATCTGGGCGAAGGAAACGCACGGCGCGAAGGATCCCGTGCGCTCCATGCGCGCCATCGTCACCGGCGTGCGCCGTCGCGTCGACCTCGGCCGCGCGGGCGACCGCTACTTCCTGCTGATGTGCGGCGTCGGACTCGACGCCCGCATCGTCGAAGCAGTCGGGCCGCGCATGAAACGATGGCTCGGCGCGGCCGCGTACGTCGTCGCCGGCGTCGTGCAGGCGTTGCGCACGCGAGCGTGGCCCGCAGACGTCACGATCGACGGCGATGCGTCCGAACGAGCGCTGTATTTCATGCTGGTGAGCAACACGCGGCTTTACGGCGGCGTCACGCAGATCTCGTATCGCGCCGTCGCCGATGACGCCGAACTCGACGTCGCACTGATGCGCCGCGGCGGCGTAATGAACCTGGTCCGCGACGGCGCGCGTATGGTCTTCAAACGCCACGACCGGTCGCCGAACGTCCGCTTCGGCCGCGCGCGCGCGATCGAGATTGCGACGCCGGGCATCCCCGTGCAGGTCGATGGCGAGGCGGCCGGTGAAACGCCGATCCGCATCGAGGTGGCGCCGCTCGCCTTGCATGTGATCGTGCCGTCGGACCTGCGCTCGCCGTTGTTCGGACGGGCGCCAGAGGCGAGCCCGGTCGCAGGGAGCTAA
- a CDS encoding FAD-dependent oxidoreductase: protein MADVVTLPERKVPVIAECDVLVVGGGAAGMSAAIAAARQGADTVLVERYGYMGGLASGGLIVLLLTLDDGDGKQVIAGQCQELVERLEARGGCYYPPQTEWGNYDEALVEQYRRRGLVWGAGPHRVRYSVAYDPEEYKHVANTWVAEAGVRLMYHRWASDVVYEVDRPHGRPAGHISHVVFTSKAGAQAIRARYVIDATGDGDVFAMAGEAFDLEKVHPWLWFRMAGVREADAAQSARGGFFFQTVMPGQALMPWGAAERIDRRIDATDPDDLTFAEVECRRMVMDEVERLRAQVPGFEQAYLTDVALTLGITESRRLEGAYTLARDDMGTVFDDTVATTGHWTKYGAIYHIPYRSLLPKRSSNLLVVGRCISVDHRVHHATKEIPPAFATGEAAGIAAVQALRATSAVQDVDVGTLQRALRDAGAILPATSP from the coding sequence ATGGCGGACGTGGTGACGCTGCCCGAGCGCAAGGTGCCGGTGATCGCCGAGTGCGACGTGCTGGTCGTCGGTGGCGGCGCGGCCGGCATGTCGGCGGCGATCGCGGCGGCGCGGCAGGGCGCGGATACCGTGCTCGTCGAACGCTACGGCTACATGGGCGGGCTCGCTTCCGGCGGACTGATCGTGCTGCTGCTGACGCTCGACGACGGCGACGGCAAGCAGGTGATCGCCGGGCAGTGCCAGGAATTGGTCGAGCGGCTGGAGGCGCGCGGAGGCTGCTATTACCCGCCGCAGACCGAATGGGGCAACTACGACGAGGCGCTCGTCGAGCAGTACCGGCGGCGCGGCCTCGTGTGGGGCGCCGGGCCGCATCGCGTGCGCTATTCCGTCGCCTACGACCCGGAGGAGTACAAGCACGTCGCCAACACGTGGGTCGCGGAGGCCGGCGTGCGGCTCATGTATCACCGCTGGGCGAGCGACGTGGTGTACGAAGTCGATCGTCCGCACGGACGGCCGGCAGGCCACATCTCGCACGTCGTCTTCACGTCGAAGGCGGGAGCGCAGGCGATACGCGCGCGCTACGTCATCGACGCGACCGGCGACGGCGACGTGTTCGCGATGGCCGGCGAGGCGTTCGACCTGGAGAAGGTGCACCCGTGGCTCTGGTTCCGCATGGCCGGCGTCCGCGAGGCCGATGCGGCGCAATCCGCGCGCGGCGGCTTCTTCTTTCAGACCGTCATGCCGGGACAGGCGCTGATGCCGTGGGGCGCCGCCGAACGCATCGATCGGCGCATCGACGCCACTGACCCAGACGACCTGACGTTCGCCGAGGTCGAGTGCAGGCGCATGGTGATGGACGAAGTAGAGCGCCTGCGCGCGCAGGTGCCCGGCTTCGAACAGGCGTACTTGACCGACGTCGCGCTGACGCTCGGCATCACGGAGTCGCGGCGCCTCGAAGGCGCCTACACGCTCGCGCGCGACGACATGGGCACGGTGTTCGACGACACGGTCGCCACGACGGGCCACTGGACCAAGTACGGCGCGATCTATCACATTCCGTATCGCAGCCTGCTGCCGAAGCGCTCCTCGAACCTGCTGGTCGTCGGGCGGTGCATCAGCGTCGACCATCGCGTGCATCACGCGACGAAGGAGATCCCGCCGGCGTTCGCAACGGGCGAGGCGGCGGGCATCGCCGCGGTGCAAGCGCTGCGCGCCACCTCTGCGGTGCAAGACGTCGACGTCGGAACGCTACAGCGGGCGCTGCGAGACGCAGGCGCGATCCTCCCCGCTACGTCACCTTGA
- a CDS encoding maleylpyruvate isomerase family mycothiol-dependent enzyme encodes MHPLPPVHTIDLFAPERDALIALLESLAPDEWDAPTVCAGWSVKDIAAHILADDFGNIARGRDGYRVSWFDAPSWEALLDYINRQNEAWVDAMRRVSPRLIRELLRFSGERFVATMRARDLDAIGDPVSWAGPEPAPVRLDVAREYTERWLHQQQIRDAVGRPGLKNRSMFGPVLDTFVRALPFTYRDVVAADGTHVRLIVEGEAGGAWSLLRHDGAWALVAGIDAAAASKVMLDQETAWRLFTKGITPEAARERATIDGDVTLGAVALTMASIIA; translated from the coding sequence ATGCACCCACTCCCACCCGTGCACACGATCGACCTGTTCGCGCCCGAACGCGACGCGCTGATCGCGCTGCTCGAGTCGCTAGCGCCCGATGAGTGGGACGCGCCGACCGTCTGCGCCGGCTGGTCGGTGAAAGACATCGCCGCGCACATACTCGCCGATGACTTCGGCAACATCGCGCGCGGGCGGGACGGCTATCGCGTTAGCTGGTTCGACGCGCCGTCGTGGGAGGCGCTGCTCGACTACATCAACCGCCAGAACGAAGCCTGGGTGGACGCGATGCGTCGCGTCAGCCCGCGCCTGATCCGCGAGCTGCTGCGGTTCAGCGGCGAGCGCTTCGTCGCGACGATGCGCGCGCGCGACCTCGATGCGATCGGCGACCCGGTGTCGTGGGCGGGGCCCGAGCCGGCGCCCGTTAGGCTCGACGTCGCACGCGAGTACACGGAGCGATGGCTGCACCAGCAGCAGATCCGCGACGCCGTCGGCCGGCCGGGGTTGAAGAACCGCTCGATGTTCGGGCCTGTGCTCGACACGTTCGTGCGGGCGCTGCCGTTCACCTATCGAGACGTCGTCGCGGCCGACGGTACGCACGTCCGGCTGATCGTAGAAGGCGAGGCGGGCGGCGCGTGGTCGCTGCTCCGTCACGACGGCGCGTGGGCGCTCGTCGCGGGCATCGATGCGGCTGCAGCGTCGAAGGTGATGCTGGATCAGGAGACGGCGTGGCGGCTGTTTACGAAGGGCATCACCCCGGAAGCCGCGCGAGAACGCGCCACCATCGACGGCGATGTGACTCTTGGCGCGGTCGCTTTGACCATGGCGTCGATCATCGCGTGA
- a CDS encoding citrate/2-methylcitrate synthase, with the protein MTMGSGLKGVVLDETRIAFIDGDEGKLVYRGYNIHDLATRATFEETSYLLLYGVLPTREQLQAFDRDLRAARTIPESVVRIIDDVKAAHPMDILRTAVSAVVALDESSHDARVDVALPVGKRLISQVATIVATMHRLRNGLDPVAPREDLSHAANFLYMMFGQEPAPEDAKIIDLDLVLHAEHSSNASTFAARVAAGTGADIGSAIVAAIATLKGPFHGGAAEAVQKTVEEIGDPDRAIDYVKEKIEAGEKVMGFGHRVYKTNDPRAHELRGVARDLGHKKGNDKWFQILQEIEKAMEPYRSKGIYPNVDFYAGAVYSLLGIPDEQFIPMFAVGRMPGWVAHVLEQFEDNVLIRPLLEYTGPRHLRYVPIEVRA; encoded by the coding sequence ATGACCATGGGATCCGGCCTCAAGGGCGTCGTACTCGACGAGACGCGCATCGCGTTCATCGACGGCGACGAGGGCAAACTCGTCTATCGCGGCTACAACATTCACGATCTGGCGACCCGCGCCACGTTCGAGGAGACGAGCTACCTGCTGCTCTACGGCGTTCTGCCGACGCGGGAACAACTGCAGGCCTTCGACCGCGACCTGCGCGCCGCGCGCACGATCCCCGAGTCCGTCGTGCGCATCATCGACGACGTGAAGGCGGCGCACCCGATGGACATCCTGCGGACCGCGGTCTCGGCCGTCGTTGCGCTCGACGAGTCGAGCCACGACGCGCGCGTCGATGTGGCGCTGCCCGTCGGCAAGCGGCTGATCTCGCAGGTCGCGACGATCGTCGCGACGATGCACCGGCTGCGCAACGGCCTCGACCCCGTCGCGCCGCGCGAAGACCTCAGCCACGCCGCGAACTTCCTGTACATGATGTTCGGGCAGGAGCCCGCGCCCGAAGACGCGAAGATCATCGACCTCGATCTCGTGCTGCACGCCGAGCACAGCTCGAACGCATCGACGTTTGCGGCGCGCGTCGCGGCCGGCACTGGCGCCGACATCGGCTCGGCGATCGTCGCCGCCATCGCGACGCTCAAGGGCCCGTTCCACGGCGGCGCGGCCGAAGCGGTGCAGAAGACCGTCGAGGAGATCGGCGACCCCGACCGCGCGATCGACTACGTGAAGGAGAAGATCGAGGCGGGCGAGAAGGTCATGGGCTTCGGGCACCGCGTCTACAAGACAAACGACCCGCGCGCGCACGAGTTGCGCGGCGTCGCGCGCGACCTGGGGCACAAGAAGGGCAACGACAAGTGGTTCCAGATCCTGCAGGAGATCGAGAAGGCCATGGAGCCGTACCGGTCGAAGGGGATCTACCCGAACGTCGACTTCTACGCCGGCGCCGTCTACTCGCTCCTCGGCATCCCCGACGAGCAGTTCATCCCGATGTTCGCCGTCGGCCGCATGCCGGGCTGGGTGGCGCACGTGCTGGAGCAGTTCGAGGACAACGTGCTGATCCGGCCGCTGCTCGAGTACACCGGCCCGCGGCACCTGCGGTACGTGCCGATCGAGGTTCGGGCCTAA
- a CDS encoding S-adenosylmethionine decarboxylase has product MHITIDGFGGNSAQLSDQELVRNLLDRYPDEIGMTKISEPHVFEYHGVKEDDWGVSGFVLIAESHIAVHTFPEHGQVWVDIFSCKGFEETPAIDRIVEAFGLRSTRINRLERGLEYPHDVDASIPLNRQERREVTPV; this is encoded by the coding sequence ATGCACATTACGATCGACGGGTTCGGAGGCAACTCCGCTCAGCTCAGTGACCAGGAGCTGGTCCGCAACCTACTCGACCGCTATCCGGACGAAATCGGAATGACCAAGATCTCGGAGCCGCACGTCTTCGAGTACCACGGCGTGAAGGAAGATGACTGGGGCGTCTCAGGCTTCGTCCTCATCGCAGAAAGCCACATCGCGGTCCACACGTTCCCGGAGCACGGTCAGGTCTGGGTGGACATTTTCTCCTGCAAGGGTTTTGAAGAGACGCCGGCGATCGACAGGATCGTCGAGGCGTTCGGGCTGCGTTCGACGCGGATCAACAGGCTGGAGCGCGGCCTGGAGTACCCGCACGATGTCGATGCGAGCATCCCGCTGAACCGGCAGGAACGCAGGGAGGTGACGCCGGTCTAG
- a CDS encoding GxxExxY protein: MGGGGNELDAVAVAHRQLTQQIIGAAIEVHKILGPGLLESAYEECLCHELSLSGLRFERQKQLPVAYKSVLLDCGYRIDIFVEDRVLVELKTVERLLPIHEAQLLTYLKLMNRRVGLLINFNVPVLKQGIKRITNGFSPIP, from the coding sequence GTGGGTGGGGGAGGCAATGAGCTCGACGCGGTTGCCGTCGCTCATCGCCAACTCACGCAGCAGATCATTGGCGCCGCGATCGAAGTGCACAAAATCCTCGGCCCTGGGCTCCTGGAGTCCGCGTACGAAGAGTGCCTGTGTCACGAGCTGAGTTTGTCCGGGCTGAGATTCGAGCGTCAGAAGCAGTTGCCGGTTGCGTACAAGAGCGTTCTGTTGGACTGCGGTTACCGGATCGACATCTTCGTCGAAGATCGCGTTCTTGTCGAGTTGAAGACGGTAGAGCGTCTGCTGCCAATCCATGAGGCGCAGCTACTGACCTACCTCAAGTTGATGAATCGGCGTGTCGGACTATTAATCAATTTCAACGTGCCTGTGCTCAAGCAAGGAATCAAGCGCATCACCAACGGATTCTCTCCGATCCCATAG
- a CDS encoding cytidylate kinase-like family protein: protein MPVITVSGKLGSGAREIAQAVAATLELDYVDQEIMVEAARELGVSISDIASRDERPSSMGERLAGIMRTLMERSAAAGAPDPMSGGGLEMVLARTYGEAAELPEAGQGQFTDDNYLRTLTSVIRGVASRGNVVILGRGSQAILRDEPEALHVYVIAPKSARIASFVEREGMTPGDAEKRIKQSDHNREMFHRRYFKVEAGDPALYDLVINAGRIATPIAARLIAAAVHEREPRPG, encoded by the coding sequence ATGCCAGTCATTACCGTCTCCGGCAAGCTTGGCAGCGGCGCCCGGGAGATCGCGCAGGCCGTCGCGGCGACGCTCGAGCTGGACTACGTCGACCAGGAGATCATGGTCGAAGCGGCGCGTGAGCTCGGCGTCAGCATCTCCGACATCGCCAGCCGCGATGAGCGGCCAAGCAGCATGGGTGAGCGCCTCGCCGGCATCATGCGGACGCTGATGGAGCGCTCCGCGGCGGCAGGCGCGCCCGATCCGATGAGCGGCGGCGGCCTGGAGATGGTCCTGGCGCGCACCTACGGCGAAGCCGCGGAACTGCCCGAGGCGGGACAGGGCCAGTTCACCGATGACAACTACCTGCGCACGCTGACGTCGGTGATCCGCGGCGTCGCGTCACGCGGCAACGTCGTCATCCTGGGCCGCGGCAGCCAGGCGATCCTCCGCGACGAGCCCGAGGCGCTGCACGTCTACGTCATCGCGCCGAAGAGCGCGCGCATCGCCTCGTTCGTCGAGCGCGAAGGCATGACGCCCGGCGACGCCGAGAAGCGCATCAAGCAGAGCGACCACAACCGCGAGATGTTTCACCGCCGGTACTTCAAGGTCGAAGCAGGCGACCCCGCGCTGTACGATCTGGTGATCAACGCCGGACGCATCGCCACGCCGATTGCGGCGCGATTGATCGCAGCGGCGGTGCACGAACGAGAGCCGCGGCCGGGCTAG
- a CDS encoding glycerol-3-phosphate acyltransferase, giving the protein MLAVAIIGGSYLIGSIPVAYAAGRLARGIDIREYGSGNAGASNIWQSVSKTLVVPVGLAQIAQGCIGPGAAWLLDEGQGVQVAAAVAAVLANDWNPWLGFGGGRGVGTTIGALIVLSPAALVSFIVIAVAGVGVRAIPQGVALGLLATPFAALVAGQSPAIVLGCALLAAIAFTKRLLANGTPAQDEDRLGVYVNRLLYDRDIRDREAWVRRELESGPQRSRGA; this is encoded by the coding sequence ATGCTTGCGGTTGCCATCATCGGCGGGTCGTATCTCATCGGCTCGATACCCGTCGCGTACGCGGCGGGGCGCCTGGCGCGCGGCATCGATATACGGGAGTACGGCAGCGGCAACGCCGGCGCCTCGAACATCTGGCAGAGCGTGTCGAAGACGCTCGTCGTGCCGGTGGGATTGGCGCAGATCGCACAGGGGTGCATCGGACCCGGCGCGGCGTGGCTGCTTGACGAGGGCCAGGGCGTGCAGGTGGCGGCGGCCGTCGCGGCGGTGCTGGCGAACGACTGGAATCCCTGGCTTGGTTTCGGCGGCGGACGCGGCGTCGGCACGACGATCGGCGCGCTGATCGTACTCTCGCCGGCGGCGCTCGTGAGCTTCATCGTGATCGCCGTCGCGGGCGTGGGCGTGCGCGCGATCCCGCAGGGCGTCGCCCTCGGCCTGCTCGCGACGCCGTTCGCGGCGCTCGTCGCCGGTCAGTCGCCGGCGATCGTCCTGGGCTGCGCGCTTCTCGCCGCGATCGCGTTCACGAAGCGCCTGCTGGCGAACGGCACCCCCGCGCAAGACGAGGACCGTCTCGGCGTATACGTCAACCGGCTGTTGTATGACCGCGACATCCGTGACCGCGAGGCGTGGGTGCGCCGTGAACTGGAGAGCGGACCACAACGGTCGAGGGGCGCGTGA
- a CDS encoding D-2-hydroxyacid dehydrogenase — translation MTGDKLRILVTFALEPELIEQIRAVDPSRIEIDVLGRDQRQLLRGFKYPSERERAAVAEGLQGAFATTDVVFGFWGAELHNAIRLEGSIREVAPRLKWIQLTSAGADRLLSSGFIEEGITVTTVSGLHATPIGEYVLAAILMFAKGMPRTMRAQVRGEWSRFAPTELRGKTVGIVGMGHIGEEVARLAKAFGCRIIATRRSVTEQSSTECCDELMPASELPRLLGASDYVVLCVPLTPETRGLIGERELRAMKEGAVLVNIARGPVTVEADLIRALSEGWIAGAALDVFDQEPLPAGHAFWSMENVVVTPHISGGTEIYNQRAVEIFTANLRRYLDGEPLHNVVDPARGY, via the coding sequence ATGACCGGAGACAAGCTGCGGATCCTCGTGACGTTTGCGCTCGAACCAGAGTTGATCGAGCAGATCCGCGCCGTCGACCCGTCGCGCATCGAGATCGACGTGCTCGGGCGCGACCAACGCCAGTTGCTGCGCGGCTTCAAATATCCCAGCGAGCGCGAGCGAGCGGCGGTGGCGGAGGGGCTGCAGGGTGCCTTCGCGACGACCGACGTCGTGTTCGGCTTCTGGGGCGCCGAGCTGCACAACGCGATCCGCCTCGAAGGCTCCATCCGCGAAGTCGCGCCGCGCCTCAAGTGGATACAACTGACGAGCGCCGGCGCCGATCGCCTGCTCAGCAGCGGCTTCATCGAAGAGGGGATCACCGTGACGACGGTGAGCGGCCTGCACGCGACGCCGATCGGCGAGTACGTGCTCGCCGCGATCCTGATGTTCGCGAAGGGCATGCCGCGCACGATGCGCGCTCAGGTACGCGGCGAATGGTCACGATTCGCGCCGACGGAGCTGCGCGGCAAGACCGTCGGCATCGTCGGCATGGGCCATATCGGCGAGGAAGTGGCGCGGCTCGCGAAGGCGTTCGGCTGTCGCATCATCGCCACGCGCCGCTCCGTCACCGAACAATCGAGCACCGAGTGCTGCGACGAGCTGATGCCGGCGTCGGAGCTGCCCCGGCTCCTCGGCGCGAGCGACTACGTCGTGCTCTGCGTGCCTCTCACGCCGGAGACCCGGGGCCTCATCGGCGAGCGAGAGCTGCGCGCGATGAAGGAGGGCGCAGTGCTCGTGAACATCGCGCGCGGGCCGGTCACGGTGGAGGCGGACCTGATACGCGCGTTGAGCGAAGGCTGGATCGCCGGCGCCGCGCTCGACGTGTTCGACCAGGAACCGCTGCCCGCCGGTCACGCGTTCTGGTCGATGGAGAACGTCGTCGTGACGCCGCACATCTCAGGCGGCACCGAGATCTACAATCAGCGCGCGGTGGAGATCTTCACCGCCAACCTGCGCCGGTACCTGGACGGCGAGCCTCTGCACAACGTCGTCGATCCGGCGCGCGGCTACTGA
- the lysA gene encoding diaminopimelate decarboxylase — protein sequence MPFDPAFASIFPRTTAVVDGRLSIAGCDAQELTREFGSPLYVFDEVEVRETCREYVDAFTSRHADTEITYASKAYLSRWMANLAREEGIGLDIVSGGEFAVARAAGFPAERCHFHGNNKGEQELRETIDAGIGRVIVDNFHELELVDTVARALGKVQRIILRLSPGVDPHTHAKTTTGTLDNKFGLPLSTGHAEQAVVDAQRLAGVDLVGLHCHLGSPLFSVEPYDEANAIMLGFAAEMRAKHGLDLREYSPGGGFASQYLREKPAPPVDDYAEAIVSSFKRRCAENGLPPPHLFVEPGRSLVARAGVALYTVGSSKHVEGLRTWVSVDGGMADNIRPAIYDARYEAVVANRADDPATETVTIAGKYCESGDILVKDAHLPPTRPGDVIALPASGAYCLTMASNYNMALRPAVVVVQDRRARVIRRRETYADLLATDVFAG from the coding sequence ATGCCTTTCGATCCGGCGTTCGCATCGATCTTTCCCCGCACGACGGCGGTCGTCGACGGCCGCCTGAGCATCGCCGGCTGTGACGCGCAGGAGCTGACGCGCGAGTTTGGCTCGCCGCTCTACGTCTTCGATGAAGTGGAAGTCCGCGAGACGTGCCGCGAGTACGTCGACGCATTCACGTCCCGTCATGCCGACACCGAGATCACGTACGCATCGAAGGCGTACCTCAGCCGGTGGATGGCGAACCTTGCGCGCGAGGAAGGCATCGGGCTCGACATCGTATCGGGCGGCGAGTTCGCCGTCGCGCGGGCGGCCGGCTTTCCCGCCGAACGCTGCCACTTTCACGGGAACAACAAGGGCGAGCAGGAGCTGCGAGAAACGATCGATGCGGGCATCGGGCGGGTCATCGTCGATAACTTCCACGAGCTGGAACTGGTCGATACGGTCGCGCGGGCGCTCGGCAAGGTCCAGCGCATCATCCTTCGACTGTCGCCCGGCGTCGATCCGCACACGCACGCGAAAACGACGACCGGCACGCTCGACAACAAGTTCGGGCTGCCGCTCAGCACGGGCCACGCCGAGCAGGCTGTCGTAGACGCGCAGCGCCTCGCGGGCGTCGACCTGGTCGGTCTGCACTGTCACCTGGGTTCGCCGCTGTTCAGCGTCGAGCCGTACGACGAGGCGAACGCCATCATGCTCGGCTTCGCGGCGGAGATGCGCGCGAAGCACGGCCTGGATCTGCGCGAGTACAGTCCCGGCGGCGGCTTCGCGTCGCAATACCTGCGCGAAAAGCCCGCGCCGCCCGTCGACGACTATGCGGAAGCCATCGTCTCGTCGTTCAAGCGCCGTTGCGCGGAGAACGGCCTGCCGCCGCCCCATCTGTTCGTCGAGCCGGGACGGTCGCTCGTCGCGCGAGCGGGTGTTGCGCTGTACACCGTCGGTTCCAGCAAGCACGTCGAGGGGCTGCGTACCTGGGTTTCCGTCGATGGCGGCATGGCCGACAACATTCGCCCCGCGATCTACGACGCGAGGTACGAGGCGGTCGTCGCCAACCGCGCCGACGATCCCGCGACGGAGACCGTGACGATCGCCGGCAAATACTGCGAGTCCGGCGACATCCTGGTGAAGGACGCGCACCTGCCGCCGACGCGCCCCGGCGACGTCATCGCGCTGCCGGCGTCTGGCGCGTACTGTCTGACGATGGCCAGTAACTACAACATGGCGCTCCGGCCGGCCGTCGTCGTGGTGCAAGACCGGCGGGCGCGCGTGATCCGGCGGCGCGAGACGTACGCCGACCTGCTGGCCACCGATGTTTTCGCGGGGTAA